The genomic interval caaagaTTTAATTATTGAGCAAAATAGTCCACATACATTTATACCATGCTTTCACATTTACTTGCAGAGCACCTTCCATCACATCTCACAACACCTGCAAAGAACAGAGTGCAGGAACAGACTCCTTCGGCCGGCGTCCCTGCACGCTACAGCCTCGCAGGCTCGCTCCCGGCTCGCTGGCGTCTGCCGGCAGCTTGGGAGCAGGATTTGGTGTGAGTGACCCCGCAAGGCTTCCTGGGAAATGTTTTGGGTGTGCGTGTTAGAACTACAAATCCCGATAGGCACCGCGCCGCAGCCGCGATTATGGCGCTCTAGTAAATCTGAATCTTGTTTGCCAGTGCCATTGTGAGAGATGCACAAACCTGATTCAGTATTCACAAGAGGCTTTAGGCGAACATGATCGTTCTTCTGCCAAGTGCACACAAACGGACTTGAATTCTGCGGCTTCCTCGTACTCGCTCGATGTGGCGAAACTGCCATTGCTGCACAGTAGCTAGGCGTATAGAGCCTCAGCGTGAGCTTGTGGAATCTGCAGTGCGAAGAAAGACGCCAGGGTTTGGGGGCAAATGCAGACATGGCAGCGGGTGCTGCCTCAGGTGCCGGCGGCCCCGCGTCTGAAGCGGCGGCTTCCGCCGAAGCGCCACTACAGTACAGCCTTCTTCTGCAGCACCTGGTGGGTGACAAGCGTCAGCCCCGGCTCCTGGAGCCCGGAACCCTGGGTGGTATCCCGAGTCCGGTCAAGAGCGAGGAGCAGAAGTTGATCGAGAAGGTGATGGAAAGCTGCGCCTTCAAGGCAGTGGTGGCCTGCGTCGGAGGTGAGGCGAGGCGAGGGGGCCCTTGGGAGGCCGAGGGTTCGGATGGAAGCGGGGTCCTCTGCTAAGAACACCGCGCGCCTGGGAGGCTGGAAGCCTGTGGGTCTCGACCTTGACCTCAGCCCCGCCGCGTTCAGTGAACTCCAGTCACCTTCTCTAGATCCTCTGGAAATTGGGTCAGAGAATCGGTACCGTGGGTCGGGGCCTGGACGTTATAAAAGGGTTGACTTCGCTCATCATTCGTCCATTCACTTTTTAATAATCATTCTTTCAGTTCAGTTGTTACGGAGAGCTGTCACGTGCCAGGCGTAGAGATGGGGTGAGAGACAAGCGCCAGGTTCCCCCGAGGCGAACATTCTCTTGTTGATACGCCGCCGAATGTCTGGCGGGAGGACGAGGCAGGCGTAGGGGACGACAGCAAGGGCAGAGGTCTGATGGGAGCTGGCTTGAGGTTTGAAAACAGAAAGGCCATTGTGGGCCAGTGTGACTAGAAAGCAGCGAGCAAAGGGGAAAGAAGTCTGGACTTggcggttttgtttttttctttttcttttttaaaaccttttgagaCTCTGAGAATGTACAGTGACCTTCCTGTGTGCAGGGTCAAGGGATTGACTACGTTTGCAGGTGAGTTGAAATCTCACTGAGAATGAGAGACAAATACAGTAGACTGCAAATGTGAAGTATagtagaaagaagaagggagggttttttttgggggggggggggggttggaaggCCACAAGAGGAGGCGAGAAGTGGGGCTGTATCTAGAAGGATTGAAAGAGTGGGggtggcttgacctgtggtggcgcagtggataaagcgtcgacctggaaatgctgaggttgccggttcaaaaccctgggcttgcctggtcaaggcacatatgggagttgatgtttcctgcgcctcccccttccctctctcctctctctctaaaaatgaataaataaaaataaaataaaagaaagagtggGGGTGGACAATGAGGAAGAGAAATGCCATTTCAAGTTGTGGTGGAGTGGGGGATTTGGGCTTTTTGGCTATAAGGCATCGGGGCAGTAACTGATGGTTTTTTTAGGAGTTCCCCATGGTcaggagattaacagtagtaatgAGCGTGACTCAGGATGGAGTGTGGTTAAGGAAAGTGTGGGTAGGGAGACCACGTAGGAAATTGCTAGGCTGAAGGTTCTTGAGGTATGGACTGGGTCTTTGTTCATCATTGTGCTTGACCCTGATATATCACTTACATTTTTGTTGAAATGAATGAGTCTTTGTAGTGCTCCAGGGTGGAAGTGATAAAGGCCCTAGACTAGGATGATAATTGTAGACATGGAGTTGTAGGGGGAAGCAAAGAAACAGATGGAAATGTCCCTGAGTTTTGTAGCTGGAGTGACTGGCAAGAAGGAGCCATAAGCAAGAAAATGTGGAGGGGGAGGTGCCTATGATTTCATTGAATGTATACGGTTGACTCTAGAACAGCATGGGTTTGCACTGTGTGAGTCCACTTATACGTGGATATTTGTCAATAAATACCTTTACTGTTTTCGATCTTCTATTGGGAGTCCATGGATGTGGTCGGCTTATTGTATGCATTGGTCTATACCATTTTATGTAGGGAACTTGAGCACCTGCAGATTTTGGTATTCAtggggggtcctggaaccaatcccccaTAAATACCAAGGGACAACTAAGTTTTTTTAAGggtaaaaattttacttttgagGAATTTCTTGCTGCACATTTTCAAAGAGAGTcacataagaaagcaaaaatgttATCCTTCTTGCATCATAGAAATAAGAAgggcataaaatttatttttaaatcacaacaCTTGGAAGTTTAGCACCAGCATCCAAAATgaacagaagaggaaaaaaaagtatttactatATATTTCAGATTTCTTTGTTAGGGTTCTCCCGTGTAGTAGTATTTTTTCAATTCGTATTACCAAAACAgtaaaaaccaggaaaaaaatacaaacctcATGGTTACTAAAACTGGGGAGGTTGTTCTTATCTTCTCTGCAGGCATTTCTGGAAAAATTGCTGAAAACATTGGCTGACATTTTCCTTTTGTACCTGTTTCATAAAGAATGATCGTTGCCCTGGTGGGGTAGTtgggttggagcatcctcccaatatgccaaggttgtgggttcgatctccagtcagggaacatgcaagagtcaaccaaagaatgcatgggTAGGTAGAGCAACAAAATGatgtttccctcccttcctccctccctcctctgtctctagaATCAATAACAGTAATCATAATCATAAATATTCCAGTGTTCACATCTTGGTTATTAGTCTTCCACTATATTGCTTGGATGTTTCTTTGGTGTtggtctgctttttaaaattttttgaatggtcattaattttattttttgtttgtttgtatttttctgaagttggaaacagggaggcagtcagacagactcctgcatgcgcccaaccgggatccaccggcacgcccaccagggggcgatgctctgcccatctggggcgttgctctgttgcaaccagggccattctagcgcctgaggcagaggccacagagccatcctcagtgcccgggccaactttgctccaatggggccttggctgcgggaggggaagagagagacagagaggaaggagagaagcagatgggcacttctcctgtgtgccctggccgggaatcgaacccgggactcctgcacgccaggccaacgctctaccactgagccaaccagccagggccgaatggTCATTAATTCTTTAGGTCACCTGCTGATGGTGAAGGTGCCTGGGGAACCAGATGTTAGTAAACACTGCTCTCGGCatggtggctggagcagggttcTCAGATGGCACTTTACCTGCCTTGGTCTCTGCCGTCTTGTGAAGGAGCATGGTGGGGGTGTGCGATGCTGATAGTTATACGAGCTGTGGTATTCACCGCGAGCAGATGGCAGATTTGGACCATTGGCCGCTTGTTGATTCTCTATGTTCAGCTTCTCCCACAGCTGGGACAGGTTGCAGGTGAAGAGGTCCCCTATGGTACCTTGAATGGTAAGTTGAATTTCGATGAATTGGTCCCTGAAGCTGCACTCCCTCTGGACTCCATTCATctcgtttctctttttttttccttttgtactaagtcttcaaaatctggtatatgctcctcctccagcacatctccatttttaaaaaatattttattcatttttagagagaaagggagagagaagggaggaggagcaggaagcatcaactcccatatgtgccttgaccaggcaagcccagggttttgaactggcgacctcagtgttccagatcaatgctttatccactgggccaccacaggtcaggcttcatctTCAATCTCACTGGCTGCATTCTGTTGGGATGGTCAAAGGTCTTTCCCACTTGGTAAGGCAGGGACCGCAGTGAGGGCATACTGTCAGCAGCAGCTACTGACTGCTAGCTCCAGAGAACTGCCTGTCAgtggcggggtgtgtgtgtgtgtgtatgtcagatcactctctgctgcccctcctttcctcctccccagcGTAATTACAGGGAGGTCCAGGGGATCTGCTGTAGTAGCCAGTAGTAGCCATGTCTGTAACAGCACCACCAGCAGCCCAAGGGCTCCCTTCTGCAGGAGCTCCATCTGGGCCAGTACGTTGGCTGCTTCAGCACCTTCTCTCCTTCACCCACATCGGACTCTTTAGTTATTCCATCTCCTGCACTGCGCAGATATTTCTGTGGGTTGTTCTTGATGCAGTCTGATGTATAAACACATCCTCTTTGGTGTCATTTCAATTTATAAATCTATATCCATTTTGGAGGTTGAACCATTTGACAGTGCCAAGGACTTTGACGATGAgaacttttttctctgttttcattcCCTGCGGGAGCTGAAGAGGTGGAGGGGTGCTGTGTCCTCACCACGGTTTCCTGCTACAGGGCTGTGGGCACTGGGGTCCTGAGGGACCATGGGGTGAGCCTGTGGCAGGTGGTGCTGGTGGCCGTGGCCTTGCCTGCCCGGCCCGGTTTATGTCGCCTGTCTTGCTCCGACTCAGGCCCCTCAGTTGCAGTGGTCATGGTGGCTAGGCTCATTCTCAGGGATGCTGGTGCCAATCTCACAGCGGaggcccctggggtgggggggtggggtctCAGGACAGAGGCGGCTGGAGTTCTCCCTCTCCAGCTGCACACTCACTTTTGGTCTCTTCGTTCAATCTTACTTGGGACaactaagttttgggggagtcaaaaattATACGTGGACTTTTGACTGTGGGGAAACTTGGGACCCCTAACTTGGcattgtttaagggtcaactgtattgaTCTTGAGCTGATGAGAAGACATCCACAGGGAAATGTCCAGCAGGCTCAGGTAGGTCAGATATGAACAGCAGTATGGTGTTTGCCATTTGGTAGCTTTGTGACTTTAgggaagttacttaacctctctgagctcagtTCCCTCAGCTATAGAAAGGAGAGGATAATAGTATCTTTGGTACCTCACAGGATTATTGTGGAGAATAAATGAGGCTCTAACTATAAAGTGTCAGAGTAATTGGCATATGGTACCTACTAAATGACTGTTTTGAATGTCACCATTGTTAAGGGAGTGATGTGCAAAGTTGGTAGCTGAACTCGTGAGAAAGTATAGAGGGACAACAGAGGGTTAGAAACTGAATCTTGaagaatattagaaatgaaatgaagaagaaatccaagaggagacagagaagaatcTGTCAACAAGATAGATCCTGGATTGTATAATGTGGAAACCAGGCAAGTGGAGGGTTTGGGTGGCAAGGGGGGTGGGTGTCCTCTTTACTGGTGGCTACCCAGAAGGTGCTCCTCAAACATGACCCCATTACAGTAATTCAGAAAACATGCTGAAGAAATCctcatctctgtttgtttttagGATTTGTCTTGGGAGGTGCATTTGGGGTGTTCACCGCTGGCATTGATACCAATGTGGGCTTTGACCCTAAGGATCCTTACCGTACGCCAACAGCAAAAGAAGTTCTTAAAGACATGGGACAGAGAGGAATGTCCTACGCCAAAAATTTTGCCATTGTGGGTGCCATGTTTTCTTGCACGGAGTGTTTGGTAGAATCTGTAAGtgtctctgccttctgagaagcCTTGCCTGCTGCCATCTTATGACTTCTAAAGAGaaatgctcttttttaaaaaagattttatttattcattttagggaggagagcgagagaagggggtgaggagtaggaagcataaactctcatatgtgccttgaccaggcaagctcagggtttcgaaccagcgacctcagcattccaggtccatactttatccactgtaccacctcagGAAATGCTCTTAATGTTATTAGAAAGCAGATCAGAAACGTTCAATACTTGATCGTACTTCTGTTAAGTAGCCCCTAACGTCaactttttttctgttaatgATTTGGGCTTGAGCGATTCTTCTTTTGGTAGCCTAGAAGTTggataatgatttttttattattttggttaatgatgttattttatttatttagttttttggttGTCAAATGATCTTTAATTGAAACTTTTTCCTTTGTAGTTTTTAACTGGCTGgcattccactgcaccactgttgATGTCATCTATGATATCATGAGGGTGGCAGCTATCAACATTGCAGCCCACAGACTGGGCAGTCCCAGAATTTCTTTAATGGTTCCAGAGAGTTCTATAGCTAAAGATTGGTGTCGCATCTGTCAGGCAGTGTTGACAATCTTATCAAAAGTGATGTTTCTACTGTGCTTAAcgtttttttgcttctttctgtctcGTTGTTCTCTGAGGGCTTTGATGATCAGAACAGAGGCAGAAGGCACTACCTCAGTCTGGGCCTGTCTGTTCTGAATGGTCAGTTTCACTATAATCTTCAGACCTTTCCAATCACTGGTTGCTTTGGTGATGTAAtcaccaaccttttttggggACAGGCCCTGGGAGCCAATCTTGGGGGCCAGGGCAGATGTGGCACTGACTTCCCCACCAGTGCACCTCAGCTATAACAACTTTGATCTCATTGGAGTCGAACTTTGGTGGCATGGTGGAGGCTGCTGGTGTCAGATGAACCCGATTCAAGACTActgaagaggcctgaccaggcggtggtgcagtggatgagcgtcggactgggatgctgatgacccaggtttgagacccccgaggtcgccagcttgagcgcaggctcatctggtttgagcaaaatctcaccagcttggacccaaggtcgctggcttgagcaaagggtcactcggtctgctgaaggcctgtggtcaaggcacatatgagaaagcaatgagtgaacaataaggtgttgcaatgcttaatgaaaaactaatgattgatgcttctcacctctccgttcctgtctgtctgtccctgtctatccctctctgtctctgaaaaaaaaaaaaaagactactgaaGAAAGTTTCACCTAAGCCTCCTCCAAGCTGAAAGCCAAAAGACCGCTGGTTAATGACTTTAAACACGAGACTTTTTGGGGAACCCAAGAAGAGGTTTGGATTACTCCTAACAGTGCACTTGGTTTCAGTGCTCTGGCACCACCTGCAGGAAGCATCAGTGAACACATTCAGATTTGAGGAACTATACTTGTGGAATAGAAACAGATTAGGATTCCTTTGGGGAGGGACTAAATTAGCCCTCCCTGTGCTTTTCCCCCTTAATCGTCTTGTCTGGCTTGTGCCTTTGGCCCTAACCTGTACTTCTCCACCCACAGTACCGGGGAAAATCAGATTGGAAGAACAGTGTCATTAGTGGCTGCATCACTGGAGGAGCCATTGGTTTCAGAGGTTAGTAAACAACTCTCgagtggttttctttgtggccttGGACAACATGCTGAAGTCAACATTTCTAAACAGGAGTGTTCCAGGGGCAGCCCAAGGCATATGTGGACACTTGACATTCTTCCCTCCTGAAAAATTAATCATGTTTGCTTCTTATGTGTCAACTCAGTTTTGGAAACTTCAGGGTTTCTTATCTTTGGCATTGTGGACATTTTGGACCAGATAAATCTTTGTgggcagagaggggggggggttgtcCTTGTATTTAAGTATGAtaagcagcatccctggcctctaccaaTTAGATTCTAGTAGCACTCCTGGGTTGTGAAAACTGGgtgtctctattttttaaaaaaaattatttattcagcctgaccaggcggtggcgcagtggatagagcatcagactgggatgcagaggacccaggttcgagaccccgaggtcgccagcttgagcacgggctcatctggtttgagcaaaagcccaccaacttgaacccaaggtcactggctccagcagggttactcggtctgctgaaggcccgcggtcaaggcacatatgagaaagcaatcaatgaacaactaaggtgttgcaacgcacaatgaaaaactaatgattgatgcttctcatctctctctgttcctgtctgtctgctgtctgtccctatctatccctctctctgactcactctctctgtaaaaaaaaaaaaaaaaattattcattcatcttagagaggagagagagagaagggaggagcaggaagcatcaactcccatatgtgccttaaccaggcaagcccagggctttgaaccggcgacctcagcattccaggtcaatgttttatccactgagccaccacaggtcaggctgagtgtCTCTAGatgttgccaaatgtcccctgggatGCAGAATTGCTCCCAGGTGAGAACCACTGATAAATCTAGATCTACCTTAGAAAAAAGAACTTCCCCCATGTTAGAAATATGGGAAGAA from Saccopteryx leptura isolate mSacLep1 chromosome 2, mSacLep1_pri_phased_curated, whole genome shotgun sequence carries:
- the TIMM22 gene encoding mitochondrial import inner membrane translocase subunit Tim22; the encoded protein is MAAGAASGAGGPASEAAASAEAPLQYSLLLQHLVGDKRQPRLLEPGTLGGIPSPVKSEEQKLIEKVMESCAFKAVVACVGGFVLGGAFGVFTAGIDTNVGFDPKDPYRTPTAKEVLKDMGQRGMSYAKNFAIVGAMFSCTECLVESYRGKSDWKNSVISGCITGGAIGFRAGLQAGVIGCGGFAAFSAAIDYYLR